The Lagenorhynchus albirostris chromosome 17, mLagAlb1.1, whole genome shotgun sequence nucleotide sequence CTTCTTCTCTGAAAAAGGAGATGACATTTAACTTTGCTCTAGTCTTGAAGAATTATGTTTATACATAGAAGAGGGATGTCTCACTCTCTAATGCTGGTCACCCAGGCTGCTACAAAATGGCCCCATGCCCAAGCTAAAAGTTGGCAATGCATTCCTGAAATGAAGCTTGATAGGGAGGTGATGGTAATGAGTCCAAATGAGTGTTCTTCAGGCTCTGATGGTCTACACCTGAGGGGTTTTCTGCTTCCTAACCAAGGCCTGGAGAGCAAGGCTCCCAGTCCCCAAAGTGGCACAGATTCCATTCTACAGAGCAAGGAACATAGCAAAGAAACCAAGTAGGTACCCTCTTCCTCTGCTGTGTGGGTAGGGGCCAATCCAGGGGAGAGAGTAGACCCACTGTATGAATCAAGAAGACTTGCCTTCAATGCTTCAGTGGGGTTCATCTGACTAAACATTTTGGTGAGTGTTTTTGAAGAATCTGACAATTTCTCCTTGAGTTGTGATTTGTATttgtgtgaaaatgaaaaatctcatgtttaaaaaaaaatctctttatttcaCCTACACTATTAagcaaatcaatgaaataaaagaagGCTAATTAGAAATGCTTTATTTCACTGTGAATGAAGTAAGAATCTACCTTTAGCATTTTGGTGCTTGATATACAGTAATACATTTTCCTATAACCAcatttgtaaaaaaattaaaattatccttACTGATGTATAGGAATGAATATTCTCAATGATGTTGTAGCTAAAGAGTAATAGTTATAATTTCTACCTACTAGCAGGTTCCAGGTAAggaatatcataaaaatatattttcttaaacaatAATCTCGTTGGTATCTgctactttttttctcttctccatttaaATCAAGTTCCATTCTGAAGGATTAGTAACAAAATTAAACAGCATCTGTTAGGTTGGATCACATGAAAATGACTTTTTGTAAGCAAAAATGATTGACTATTGACAATTTCATATAATTCATCCTAATAAATTAGACTCATATGACCAAATGATAACTGTTTCTAGTGGTTGGATAGAAAAAAATGCAGTTAATCAAACCACTCATTCCTACATGACCAAGCTTATACAAGCCTTGTTCTATTGTTTTAGACCTATACTATGGCTTTCAGTGTGCCATTTCAGCACCAACAGTTGGCCAATCTTTTCTAGAACAGCTAcactctgaattttattttgatctaGCTTATGTTGCTAAATTTTGATTTTAGGGTTTCTGTATAGTTTCCAATAtcctttagaaaatatttgaacttcTAAATCACTCCCCAGGCTGAATGAAGTGGAACCAAGTTAAGTGCCAGGTTGGGGTATTTGGACAGCAAACTCACATTCATGCTATGGAGAATCATCTTGTTTAGGAGCCCACATTGATTGATTCCCTGGGAAACTtctgaattttccatttcatctcaTTTGAGTAAACACAGTCTGAATTAGACATGGATGAGAGCTCTTGCCTGTAGTACTAAAGAAAAGTGTAGTGAGGCAAGACATGGAGAAGGAATTCACATTTGTTCAGTGAtgactgtgctgggcactgtgatGAGCAGTTTAAAGCccttaatctcatttaatcctcacagcagctctgaaagGTCAGTATTATTATCACCTTCAGAGAGATGCAGAAATGGGTTCAGAGGAGTTTAGCAATTTGCCTGAGATCCCACAACTAGCAAGGGGTGGGGCCGGGATTGGAACCTAAGTCTGCCTGGCTCTCAGCTATCCTGTTCTCTCCAATGCACCCACACAACAGACCTGTGCTTTGCTTGTTTTCATTGCCCATctcctgttttaattttattttcatacatgttaaattgacatttaaaaaataatcaaacaagcaacaaaatcagaaggacagagaagagaaagcGTTTATTTTGATATATCCCAAGACTTGACTTTGTGAGAAAGAGGCCAGTGTGCTTGGGAATGGCACCATCAGCCCAGCCCATAAAGCTTAGACTATAAGGGCTGTTTAAAGCAGGGCTCCGTAAAAGAAGTGTGAGTTCACTGCTGACCTAGCTTCTCTGAATCACAGTGCTGAGAGGTGGTCCTCTCACTGCACCCTACCGGCTTCGCCAGTTTCATCTTCACTGGGGCTCCTCGGATGATCACGGCTCTGAGCACAGCGTGGATGGAGTCAAGTACGCAGCGGAGGTAGGAGGAATTGCCGTTACCTACTCTGGATCTCACCcagtgaaaactgaaaacaacaataATGACAGAATAGCATCCAATGCGTTTGCTTCAAGTCTGTAGTTATGAAAAGAGCTGCAATAGTTTAGCATAAACTGAAGCTGCCAAACATTCTAGGTTAGACAGTTAAGAGAGTGTAGGTGAGTTAGTGTCATGCGTGAAGAATTTCAAGGTTGTATTTAGAAATTGGATAGcagcttaataataataatgtttaaaaagcCAGGGACCTGACTGGCACTGAAAAGATAATGGTAGCTAATACTTATTAAGTGCCTACAAGTACTAATTCATTTGATCCTCTCAGCACACTATGAGATGGgctacagacaaggaaactgaggcacaggaggtTACATAACAAAGTCACACAGCGCATGAGTGCTAGACCTGTGCTCTACCTTATGCTGATTGGCTTCATAGTTCATCATCCTGCCCAGTGCTCTAAGCTGCCTCTGTTACAAGACTGTGGTGCTTTAAAAATAGCACTTAGTAATTCTGGCTAATGCTCATGCTCTAGTCTCTTAATGAAgggtgtgcatatgtgtgtgtatgtttttatatgtacatatgtacttATACAGAGATAGCTAGATACAGATACACACAATTTAATATGAACAAATACTACTCTCTGTTCCAGTTAACCCATTAAAGGAAGGCACCAAATTACAAGGAAATAAGACAAGCCTCCTGCATGTTCTCTGTATAAAGCCAAGCCTATAAGGGGTGACATATGCCCTGGAGGTGAGGATAATTCCATTTGTACTGCCCAACTCTTCCAGAGGCAGACTCTGGTCAACCATAGGAGCTGAGACAGAAACCTTGGAGCCACTTGTGGACACTCATTTAGGCAGCATCATTAGGCAGCCTAACTAAATTTGACTAAACAGTTAAACTAAACTATAGGAGACCCAAAGTACTTCCCTGTGATCATTTCTCTACAGCCCATCTAGACAGCCAGTGACGGGATAAGTTAATTGAGAATGCCTTCCAGACATCTCCCCCCACAAATGGGGAAAGTTTAGTATATTCCTTACAAATGTGGGCAAGGCTTGCAGTTTGGTCTTTACATGTGGGATTATCTCACACTTTTGGTCTTGAATAAAATACTTCTAAATTGTCATGAACTGTTGTATTCTCTTGCCATTCTATATAATGCAATGTGAAAATTTTGACTAATTTAACTAGTGTCTATGTTATCACCTTAACATTATTAAGGTAAGGTTACCACCCGGTTCTAGACCATTTGTTGCTGAAAGGAGAGAGGCATGAAGACACGTAAGAATTTGTCCCcttatttttcctctcctactTCCCAGTTAATTGTGACTTTAGAATGCTAGCAGATTCCTGTTTATAACTCTGTGTTTCACTGTTTGATTTGGTCAGAAAAAGGACTAATGTTATACacaactaaaataatattttgaattggTTTAACGAAAGTTCAGTTTTCACCGATTCTATCATAACTTTTAATTTGAACCATTAAAAGTCTTACCAAAATATTGCATGTTAATTTTTAGAATTCTGTCAACTTCTGTGAGAGTGTTCAGCAACCTTAGACTGTATAATTATTGGGTTTATTGTGaataattttatacttatttccttattttgggAATTTACCTCATAGCCTCTGTTCTATGGTTTCAGCTTCATTTGGTTCACTGGAATTCAAAGTATAACAGTTTTGGAAGTGCTCTGAAGCAACCTGATGGAGTAGCTGTGGTTGGCATTTTTCTGAAGGTAAGGTAAAAATTGACCatatattttttacaaagttTAGTTCCTTATCAATGCTGAAGTTTTACTCCCTCCTTTTATTTAAAGGGGAGAGAGGAATGAATTTCAGTATTCATTCAACTAGTCAAGATATTTCTGTTAAGATCAGATCAAAATTTTTTGCTCTCCCTTAGAAGAAGAGTAACTTTTGCCATACTTCAGTACCCCTAGCACTTCTAAATTTTCTCAAGATGcaggatgtatgtgtgtgtgtgtgcgtgtgtgtatgtgtgtggtgtgtgtgtaggggcagTGGAGATGGAGCCTTTGAAGGAGCTTATTTCAGTGGCAGTGAGGGCAAGGGCAGCATTGTTCATTACCCTTTCCTGCTACTCCACGTCAATTGCAGGGGAAACCAGAAAAGCCAATGTTGGGAACATCTGTGATGCCGAGTCCCTGGCTGGACATCCACTCGGCTTAGGGTGGCCACCACTCACATGATCCCAGGCTAAGATAGCACATGGAATGTGTGTGTTGTTGAGCCAGTCTTGGTTTAGAGAGGACTTAGTGTCATTAACACATGAATTTCGTGCTAACATAATCTAGATTTTAAGCCAGAGGTGAAAATCtagcttctttctttttgaatgaCCTAATTTGTTTTATGTTCTGAATTCATTGggtcattttcagtgcttgaacACAGTACTACAGGAAGTGGAGTGGGTCTGAGCAGAAAGACAATCAGTTTAGTTTTAGATACATTGAGTCCATCCTAGCTCtaattctattaaaaagaaaagtagactGACTTCACAGAGAAGGTCAAGGACATAGATGTAAATCAACATGTAATTTGTGGTTTTGTACTTCAGAGGCCTGGAGTCTAAGTTTAGTTCAGAAAATATATACTCTAAAATCTTGGGGGGGGAATAAACTTATGTTTTTGCTTAGTACAAGATATTCTGACAGATTTGTAAACACTAGTGGTAGATGGATggattaaaattagtttttaagaCAATCCTAAAttatggagaagagaaaaatatagttgttggttttctctttcttttttttttttttttacagataggACATGAGAAACATGAGTTCCAACTGCTACTTGATGCGCTGGACAAAATTAAGACGAaggtaaaaaaaatcattttccctccCAGAACATAAAAGCAGGGtatgtcaattttttctttttacattttcaagtGTATTTCTTTCACCTAAAATCTGTTAGTAAGTTTGATGAATATGCTAAGCATACATATGAAAGCAAATGCtattatatttgtatgtatatttttatggtttatagtttttagagcagtttcacATACATaagtttatttaatcttcatagtcAACCTGTCAGATAACTAAATTTTTAACGAAGTGTTTGAGAGAGAAGTTGAGTGGTGTTCCccttcccaacacacacacacacacacacacacacacacacacatacacttacacACATGCAGAGGTACTAAATGTTTGGGTCCTAgtgtttccctttctctcctgggtggcacctgtatattttaaatcttaacaGTAGGTTCTTCTACTTAGCAGACTCACTTTAATTCTTTCTGTTCTAATCAAACACTTTATAGTTTTACCACCAGAGAAAGTAAGTATTCTGAGTATGATATTCAATAAAAATGCAAGCCTGTTTTGTATCATCGAGAACCACAGCATTAACTTGTATGAAATATTTCTGTTACAGTTTAGAATGAGTTTGTCCTTTTTCTTGAGAAATGATAGATTTATAGTGCTACCTAGAGTGAATAAGGAATAAAATTGGCTGTGGCAAAGTCATACCATGCAAACCGGCCTCCCCATCTGCCCTTTATTTCTGAAAGGCACATACTTGTTCACAAGCTCCGTTTTCTCTATTGCATTTGAAATCCATTCTCCCCAAACGGTGAGACGCTGCGGCAGGCGATGCGCATGCGCCCGCTCACCGCGCTGGGTCCCGCTGTCTCCCAGGGCAAGGAGGCGCCCTTCCCGAACTTCGACCCGTCCTGCCTGTTCCCCGCCTGCCGAGACTACTGGACCTACCACGGCTCCTTCACCACGCCGCCCTGCGAGGAGTGCATCGTGTGGCTCCTGCTGAAGGAGCCGATCACCGTGAGCCACGAACAGGTGAGCGGCGGCCGCGGGCCGGCTTTGAGAGCACGCTGACTTACCGTCGCCGGCGGGCTCTGTGAGATACAGACgctaaactgaaaatataaagcagTAGATGCTTACCAAACAGCTCTGCGACGGGAGACTTCATAGTTTGCCCCGGTTAATTACGATCAGCCTGTTTAACTTTCTAAAACTCAACTTCCAAAGGGTACCAGGCTAAATGCAAAAACACTTAAAGGTGGTGGTGATGCTGAACAATGCCCAAGTTTGTGCTCTAGAAACACTGAAGGGTACAGATCCATATGAGTTAGACTTTGCTAATTTGGAGAACTCCCAAATACTGAGCCCTGTTTAGGAGATGGAATGGTAAATACAGGTCTGGGGAGAAGATGCTGGTGGAAGGGATTGAACATCCTTGTGAGGTGTATACTGGTTCCCCAGTTTTACAGCTAAGTAGGTTGAGGCTCAGATAGGTTAAGCAGTTTGCTCATGATCACACAGCCAAGGGCAGGATCTGAGATTGCAGCTCCAGTCTGTCTGCTTTCAACACCTTGGAcctctctcctcaggcctcccttcTAAGTGTTCATGTAAATTGACTTCATTAACTTATGCAATGAAGGGCCAGTTGAGCTTATTGTTTGCACTGTCTTCCACTCCTACATAAGGGATAGATTTCATACTGATCTGTCgaattaaaataattgtttcagaATTCAGGAGGAAAAGGTTTTGACCAGAGGGTATGGTGATCCtgtataaaaggaagaaaagtgtttttacaaatttaaaagaaaaaaaaaaggtttttgttACTCAGAACCAAATAACTCTCACTGGACATTGGAGACAAGTTTTGTAGTTTGCTTGTTTAGAAAGCTGGCGATTTCTAACTCTTTGTCACATGCTTAATGTGTCCACTTGGTCCGAATGTCACGCTGACAGCCTTCCCTCGCCCCTTGCAGATGGCCAAGCTGCGGAGCCTCTACTCCAGCGCGGAAAATGAGCCCCCGGTGCCCCTGGTGAGGAACTGGCGCCCTCCACAGCCTGTCAAAGGCAGGGTAGTGAAGGCCTCCTTCAAATGAGGCTGCTGGAGCTTGCCCTCTTCAGGAAAGGAAACCTACACTGCAGAGTTTGGTTCCTTGTCTCCTTTTGGTGCTTCTTACTCCAAGTATATTTCACTTTTCCATACCAAGCAATGAAGATGAGAGATGTGATCACCAAGAAACCGGAATTAACTATTGACAAGATCTAATATGAAAGCATTTGGCCTTTTTAATAATCACCTTTCCTGTAAAAACAACATTTCTAGTAAGGtttcaaagaagaagaaacagagttGGAAGAGGAAAGGTAGAGAAAAATGGCTGTTGGGCACCGTTTTTGTGTCATCTTAAATTTCACAGAACTTCAGTTTACTCTTTTCATGTTATGAGTTATCcatcttaaagaaataatgagtAATTATATACGTGGGGGTAGAGGTGTCTGAAGATCGTATAGCAATTCAGCATAAGCCAGAAATTAAAATGACTGTGGATACCAAGAATTGAGATGATGATGTGTTTTAACCTTTAAATAAAACCAATAAGAGGTCCATCACTTATTAACATTTAAACTACTGTAAAGATTGCCTGGTTTTGATtatcaatgaaagtaaaatacacagactaggagttttttaaaaaatttgacccATTATTTGAACACTTTCTTCATAAAGATGTTGACTTTATCCTAATATTTTTCTGTACCTGAAGGAGggccatttatttttcattttactacttttatctttgcatgcttattaaaataaaaactgcctCTGATATCTTTCTAATTTGAGTGTGGGATTAATGATTCCTAGAACATGCAGGAGTGAATGCCTGCACTTGAAGTAAAAGCAGTTGTACTGATCATCAAAACTAATAAAGACATGAATGTAAACAGTTGagtgttgtattttttaaggaGGGAGAacattgtaagtttttttttataactgaagTGACTCAAATTCTGAGTTGGATTGGAAGCTACATTCCTTGTAGAGCAGCTGAAGCAATTACTGGGGCCCTTCCAAGGAAATTGCAGTCCAGAAGATGAATGTGTAGCCATACATTTGACAGTGTGGACTAGTTTCCAGAGACCTCAAAGTTGGTTTAGGATTCTGGGGTCCATACCAGTACCATGGTTGCTAACTTAGGGGCATGGAATCAAGTCAGACTGTAGcctttatgtcattttttttttaagtgtgcatCAAGGTAACACCAGTCTAACACTGCAAAAATCCATACATTGGGACCTTCAAAAATATCTTTAGACATAAAGTCTAATTTTGCAGTTAGTGGCTTTGATAAATCTTTTATCACATCACTGGCTAATATGTTAACTTACTTTCAAAAATGGCAGCAATAATTGAATTACCCTAAGGAATGAAAATGGTCTTGGGTCAGGAGAGTCCTGCAATGCTGGAAGTCAAGTCATGTGACAGAGTCCTAGGAGGCTAATGTTACTTAATGGTTTACCACTTGGGTCAAGTAAAACCAGGTTGGTCAGTGCAAACTGGTTGTATTAATTAAACTCCTTGAAATTAGGAGGTGTGGAGCTTTCATCAGTTAGTGGTAATACACAAAATGATTCTCTCAGGGTACTTGGTAATGCTGGGAACACTGTAAAAATGTACCCAATGTACACTCTTATGTGGTGGAGGAACATATGACTTAATTCTAGCTACAATGGTGCTTACACAAGCTTACACAGGCTGGAACAGTTTTAAGGGAAAATGTCTAATCAAGAGAAGGTATCTCCCTAGACCATGAGCTCCATTAGGGCACAAACATTAATCTTGTACACATCCCCCTTTTTGCCTAGTATGGTATCTGGCACTGGATAAGCACTAAATAAACATTTGAtttcatgaacatagatgaacCCAGGACAAATActcatcttctttatcaacaCAGGATTAAAACTAATACTGTTTTTTTGCTCATCTCATTCAGTTTGGGTCTCCTTGGAAAATGATCTTTTAGCTTCAGGTGGTAGCCTTCCAGTAGAACATATATTCCCTGCCCCCCCCATCCAAGTCATTGCCAATGATCACAATTATCACCCAACTTAAAACTTCCTCTCAACTTCTCCCTGCAACTCAAAGTGCTGAATTATTATAAATGTCCATTAGAATATTGAAACCACACTTGTGTCCTTATTCAGTGGGGGGACAATTTTCCTGATCATGCACAGTCTTCCAAACAATTACATTTTAGGCATACACAGCCTACAGAGGGGACATGGCTAGGAGCTGCTGTGGTGAAAAATGTTTCCACATTTGCCAactttttttcttcagatataatcatttcagatattttaaaacttcagcaAAGGGCAGAAACTAATTTGAATGACGTGTGTTATAATAGATGATTATATCCTTAAAAGTCTATGAATAGGGCATCAACAATAAGAATTTACTGAATATAGGGCATTACTACCTTTTGAGAGGGTGTACATAATTCCTGCCCCTTTAATGGGGAGACAGAATATATTTATGAAGAGGTAAATAACTATTCAGAACCACTGATCCAAAATTCTTTACGTGCAATCAGTGAATACTTATGTAGATGAATGGGAAGTATTCTACATAGAACATGTAAAACTGAAGATTTTGGTGTCTAACTATAATCATttacataattaaataaatatgggtGAAATTGATCAACTATAAACAAGCTTGGATAGATGTGAAAAATTAGTATGTCAGTTACTCAAATAAGAATTGGCACaaataaaattgttctaaaagaaatacatatgGTCCAAAACCACATCAGATACCATGTATAAATAAAGTTAATGAGATTTTAGTTTCTCCTCTAATACCGtcttttttgatattaaaaaggAACTGTGGACATGAGCAAAATACACTATTTTAGCAGACAAAGAATAAGTGAGAAGTAAGAAAAACTGCAAAtgtcatatttttagaaattctaaaaatttcAAGTTTAGTATATGAAgatgtaatgatttttttaaaatgaccccTAAGGTAGCACTTAAAGACTCAAAATGCAAATAAGACAAAATCAAGTTTGcatgttattttcatttagatCACTGGATGGCagcaacacatttaaaaaa carries:
- the CA3 gene encoding carbonic anhydrase 3; this encodes MAKEWGYADHNGPDHWHELYPIAKGDNQSPIELHTKDIKHDSSLKPWSASYDPGSAKTILNNGKTCRVVFDDTYDRSMLRGGPLTAPYRLRQFHLHWGSSDDHGSEHSVDGVKYAAELHLVHWNSKYNSFGSALKQPDGVAVVGIFLKIGHEKHEFQLLLDALDKIKTKGKEAPFPNFDPSCLFPACRDYWTYHGSFTTPPCEECIVWLLLKEPITVSHEQMAKLRSLYSSAENEPPVPLVRNWRPPQPVKGRVVKASFK